The nucleotide window CCTTTTCTGCCTCATTCGCAAGCGCCTGAACTTTCTTCCCAAACTTTGTAATGACAAAATCAACTAGTGATTCTAAAGAGGTAGCACAATATTTATTTTCTCCCCTAATATTTGGTGCCTCACAGTCTTCAATTATTCGTTTTGCAAATTGAGCTTCCTTTGACGAAGgttttattgaaaaatatttgaGAATTTGTGGTAACATATTGCTTGAAAATGGTATGGTTTCAGCAATTTTTCTTGGCAAGAAATTggaggttttgtttgatttagtaAAATTAAGGGTCATGATTTTGTGAGGAAGGAGATCATCATATAAGAAGAATATGGTGGTTTTACTTGGTATGAAAACTTTATTAGATTTTCTCAATTCTGGCCAATATGCAGTTCCATACTTGTTCTCGTTAGATCCCCCATCCCCAGTGGAGGTTGAATTCCATTCTTGAATTCTTAGATTAAGCGACAATTTAATTAGTATTTGATTGaagcaaaataataataataataataataataataataaagcaaCTTGTAATGGATTGTTTGTCACTAATACGACAattgaaaaagaaagagaaaatgaaactaaccaGGCTGTAAAAGGTCTTGTAGAGCTTTGGGCATGGAAGTGTTTGGTAACATGGACTTCCAATACACCTCTGCAGGTAAAGAAGCATTGCTTCCTCTTAGAGCAAGCTGCCAAACTTACATTAATtagtttctatatatatatatatatatatatatatatataagcacaGTTATTTTTTTAAAGATAATTAAGCATATATAGAAGAGAATTTAGCACTTACACAGAATAAAACATAGATGGAAAGAAGATGAAACTCCATAGGAACTCCAAATGATATCTACTGAAAATTTGGAGCGTTTAACAATAAGAAAATTGTGTGCAATGAGTGTGAGAATATTAATTTATGCACAAACCAGAAACAAGGCTAGCTGGAATAACAAGGACAGCACTCAATAATCTAATACCCAAGACAAAGGACAAATGAAGTCCTCCGCCGAAAAAGGCTCTAGCTATCTATCTTGGACTGACTTAAAGATTTTTCTCTACCAAAGGATGCTATTTTAGactaggaattttttttttttgaccttATATAGATGGAGTGGCGGCTGTCCAACTAAATTTATGTGGGTGCGATGGAGTCAATATTTTATGTGGAGAGCGTGAAATTACCCATCAATCTCTATTTTACATAAATCTCTCATGACTTGATAAGCTTGTCTTTGGATAACAAagaaaatttgcaaaaattttaatGGGATGGAGCTGCCTGTTAATGTAACatgtaaattaattttcaaagataattttcaaaaaaaattaagaaaaaataaaagaaacgaAATGCCAATAGGTTAAACGAGCTGGGATTTCGGCGATGGGTGACATTACTGGGAAATGATAATGAGTTCAGTGTAACTCTAAATTCAAGCCAAACCCTATGAGACCCTTAATGAAGACTTAATTAAGGGAATTTCTATGAAGTGATAAggcaaagaaatgaaagaaaataagcaAAAAGCAAAGAAAGATAAGGCATTATCAGGTATTATGAAAAAGACAGACATAAACCTGGAAAGagccaaatttggtcaattaaatttgaaagTCTAATATTGAcaaaaatgagagaaattaatttaatgaagctagattaatttaattaattgagattatgaaaattaaatataattattgaaaagtcaaattgtaattattataaacttcaaaataattacaaaattgacATTTCTATTTATTTACAAATATGCAAttgaatattaaattaatatatatcaatAATTGATCAAATTTTCTGCCATCTTCTTCCTTGTTCCTGTCCATATGCTCTCTCCCCACTTTCTCTCAAAATTCCTTCCTTCCACCATTGATACACCATCATCCAAGCTCCCAAATACTTACCTACCTTCATAAATTTTATTGGAAACTTAGAGAAACCTTCATATCCATCCTTGAAGGGAAGAAAACACATCAAAATCTCAAGCAAGAATTCTACCAATAAGTGGTTCTATAAGGGAAAGTGGAGTTTTGATTGAAGTGAAGGTTGATTTAGGCTAAGGAGAGCTTgaagacaaggttagtgctaacaatCCCTATCAATTTTGAAGTTTTAAGaatttaagttagggttttgataaaaaaaattagggttttgtgaattgATGCTTAATTGACTTTGTTGAGACCattgttgactattagaagtgccatgaatgtcaatTGAAGTTGATGTTGGGAGTGCAAATTTTCCATGTAGGATTTCTAGATCTTGAGTCCAGTATGGTTTTTAGGCTATAAGTAGAGTTTTGTtgctccaattgatgtgaggtcaattggagatgaaacctacgacaatttgctacatttttcatgaagagactatgcccaaaaactgaccttaACATGACTTAAAAATTACTTGAATTCGGGTAACCCTAATCTGGACCGATTGTGCTTTGTTGGTCTTATTTTCATCCAATTTCACTtaatctttatcaattttatttgggGTTTTTCTATATggcttaagtgtggttctagacattctagtcgTCTGAACAGACACTAGtcatcaaaacagtagaatgtacggattacttaatatgggggtgttacaaaatatctACACTTGATGAAGTCCAACATTGATCAACATTCAAAATCTTTTTTTGTTTCCCATTAAAACCGCACTTAATATGGGATATaatatatttcattaaatttaatcaacgatgtaatataatataattattattttatttttatttttattttttttatttttaaaaataataatttattattattattattattattattgttgttgttgttgttgttattgttgttgtttgaatatttaatttatttatgatgGTAATATCATGAGAGTACTCGTGGCGAGGGTAGCAGCAGCGCTTAAGAAAGTCAATAGATTAGGCATTTTCGGATATGAACCAATCTTAATGCACCATTATATTAGTTAGTATATTATTAAGTTTGGAACTAATTTGTTTTCAATATTTAATACTTTGccaaatttgaattttatatattgaGTGTTaattttccaaaccctaatataaaaatttatattttatacttctatttataaattttgaaatattatattttaaaaaatatatagtttaaatattttaaagaattattaaaattttacaatataaatattacaaaatattaTATCCATTACAAATTAAATATATAGAACTAAATAGAATTGGACATGTTTAGTAGCATTTGGGGTTATGATAATCAGATTTGGGTAGGATATAGATAGTTTAGAAAgaattttaatctaatttaaaatGAGTTTaagtatttaaattattaatcggGTTTAGATTTATGCCAGTAGGGTGATTCTGTAAGTACCTTATCAATTATCATTATTAACTATGGCAATTGGTAGTAGAAAGTAGTGAACGTAGTGGTGGCAAATGGTAGTTGATGGTAGTGGTGATGAGGATAGTAACTAATAGTTGATGACAACAGCGGCAATGACAATAGTTGCTGATGGTGGTTTTCAAGTAGTGATAGTGGTGGCTACTGCTTATGGTTGGTAATTATAATCAAATTATAGCaatgaaaaaataaatcaaaataagtAATACAATTGCAtacatttttatatataaaaataattacattaattaaagTGTAATAGGTTGCATAATATAATTATCAATCTATtacattaaattattattatataagtaaACAAAATAATGGAAGAAGATATGCATTCCATTATTATAATTTCGATTACATCTTACTAAACATAATCTAGTTGGGTACCCAAACAATGGTATCACAATTAAGGAAGTGACAAACTGGAGGTCCTCCAGGCTTAACCTTCAGGATCTGGAAGGCAATGTGCTTGGGGTTCCAAGCTGATGTATCTGCGTGGCAAACTGCAATGGCTTTAGCTTTGGAGCCATCAACGCCTTCCAGTGGAATCGTGTAAGCCTTTGTGGCATTGATTGTATGACAGTAAAATACAGCATATGCATATCTCTGCTTGTGGCACACTATTTGATTATCTCCAATCATTTTGATTCCCTTTAAAATAGTATACTTCTGTTCTCTATTCTCCTTTTCTGCCTCATTCGCAAGCGCCTGAACTTTCTTCCGAAACTTTGTAATGACAAAATCAACTAGTGATTCTAAAGAGGTAGCACAACATTTATTTTCTCCCCTAATATTTGGTGCCTCACAGTCTTCAATTGTTCGTTTTGCAAATTGAGCTTCCTTTGACGAAGgttttattgaaaaatatttgaGAATTTGTGGTAACATA belongs to Hevea brasiliensis isolate MT/VB/25A 57/8 chromosome 4, ASM3005281v1, whole genome shotgun sequence and includes:
- the LOC131179397 gene encoding BURP domain protein RD22-like, with translation MPKALQDLLQPEWNSTSTGDGGSNENKYGTAYWPELRKSNKVFIPSKTTIFFLYDDLLPHKIMTLNFTKSNKTSNFLPRKIAETIPFSSNMLPQILKYFSIKPSSKEAQFAKRIIEDCEAPNIRGENKYCATSLESLVDFVITKFGKKVQALANEAEKENREQEYTILKGIKMIGDNQIVCHKQRYAYAVFYCHTINATKAYTIPLEGVDGSKAKAIAVCHADTSAWNPKHIAFQILKVKPGGPPVCHFLNCDTIVWVPN
- the LOC131179398 gene encoding BURP domain protein RD22-like — its product is STGDGGSNENRYGTAYWPELRKSNKVFIPSKTTIFFLYDDLLPHKIMTLNFTKSNKTSNFLPRKIAETIPFSSNMLPQILKYFSIKPSSKEAQFAKRTIEDCEAPNIRGENKCCATSLESLVDFVITKFRKKVQALANEAEKENREQKYTILKGIKMIGDNQIVCHKQRYAYAVFYCHTINATKAYTIPLEGVDGSKAKAIAVCHADTSAWNPKHIAFQILKVKPGGPPVCHFLNCDTIVWVPN